One genomic window of Malaciobacter molluscorum LMG 25693 includes the following:
- a CDS encoding ABC transporter ATP-binding protein, giving the protein MQNDEILLDVRDLHVSYGAIAAIKGISLKVKKGEVVTILGANGAGKTTTLKTISGLLKPKQGNIIFDKNDITNTPAHDIVSLGMSHSPEGRRVFGTLTVEENLMMGAYTLKSHDKETLEWIYDILPRLKERKKQLSGTLSGGEQQMLAIGRAIMSKPKLLILDEPSLGLAPILVKSIFKAIKEIAQTGMTVLIVEQNAKAALKLANRGYVLEVGKITHEGTSEELLNSEAIQEAYLGKKH; this is encoded by the coding sequence ATGCAAAATGATGAAATATTATTAGATGTAAGAGATTTACATGTAAGTTACGGAGCAATTGCTGCAATTAAAGGAATCTCACTTAAAGTAAAAAAAGGTGAAGTTGTAACGATTCTAGGGGCAAATGGTGCTGGTAAAACAACAACTTTAAAAACCATTTCTGGATTATTGAAACCAAAACAAGGTAATATAATTTTTGATAAAAATGATATTACAAATACTCCTGCACATGATATAGTAAGTTTAGGGATGTCTCATTCTCCTGAAGGAAGAAGAGTTTTTGGAACTTTAACAGTTGAAGAAAACTTAATGATGGGAGCATATACATTAAAATCTCATGATAAGGAGACTTTAGAATGGATTTATGATATTTTACCAAGATTAAAAGAGAGAAAAAAACAGCTTTCTGGTACTTTAAGTGGTGGAGAACAGCAAATGTTAGCAATTGGTAGAGCAATCATGAGTAAGCCAAAACTACTTATTTTAGATGAACCAAGTTTAGGTTTAGCACCAATTTTGGTAAAATCAATTTTTAAAGCAATTAAAGAAATTGCTCAAACGGGGATGACAGTTTTAATTGTTGAACAAAATGCAAAAGCAGCATTAAAACTTGCTAATAGAGGGTATGTGCTTGAAGTAGGAAAAATAACACATGAAGGAACATCTGAAGAGTTATTAAATTCTGAAGCAATCCAAGAAGCATATTTAGGTAAAAAACATTAA